The Pseudomonadota bacterium genome has a window encoding:
- a CDS encoding cytidine deaminase, with translation MSRDWEPLEAAAREARERAYAPYSSFCVGAAVLASGRVFAGCNVENASYPVGICAERAALAAAVAAGCRDLAAVVVVGPKPVAPCGMCRQALAEFNPAAEVRIVGADGGEPIETTLAALLPQPFGPGL, from the coding sequence AGCCGGGACTGGGAGCCGCTCGAGGCTGCCGCGCGCGAGGCGCGGGAGCGGGCGTACGCGCCGTACTCGTCGTTCTGCGTCGGCGCCGCGGTGCTCGCGTCCGGACGCGTGTTCGCCGGGTGCAACGTGGAGAACGCGTCGTACCCGGTCGGGATCTGCGCGGAGCGCGCCGCCCTGGCCGCGGCGGTCGCCGCCGGGTGCCGGGATCTCGCGGCCGTGGTCGTCGTGGGCCCGAAGCCGGTCGCGCCGTGCGGGATGTGCCGGCAGGCGCTCGCCGAGTTCAACCCGGCCGCCGAGGTGCGGATCGTCGGCGCGGACGGCGGTGAGCCGATCGAGACCACGCTCGCCGCGCTCCTGCCGCAGCCGTTCGGCCCGGGGCTGTGA